In a single window of the Luteibacter rhizovicinus DSM 16549 genome:
- a CDS encoding sensor histidine kinase, producing the protein MTDPMTWPTWKKWALVWAVWTVLAVSYAASSVVSARAEGHPGGWFRPLVWTFLDFYLWMFLTPLVAWLGRTTARESWGRFFAIHVPAGLMLATIQVSLTLSLYWAICGPSASMKDMTFAAFVRMQFVYNTHLSFITYGVLLVLLRAIHSQQRLRDERMRNSHLETQLVQSQLQTLRVQLQPHFLFNTLNAISALALADPMQARLMISRLSDFLRLTLEERHSQQVPLSREIEFLECYLGIQQVRFQDRLITHMDVAGNTVHALVPNMILQPLVENALRHGLLDKPERGTLHILTRRDGDDLHVQVDDDGLGLPPEGPTDGIGLGNTRTRLDMLFGGSATLELSRRPDGGTRVDMRFPYREQAA; encoded by the coding sequence GTGACCGATCCCATGACATGGCCAACGTGGAAAAAATGGGCGCTGGTGTGGGCCGTGTGGACCGTGCTGGCGGTTTCCTACGCGGCCAGTTCGGTCGTCTCCGCTCGCGCCGAAGGCCATCCGGGCGGCTGGTTCCGGCCGCTGGTCTGGACCTTCCTCGACTTCTACCTGTGGATGTTCCTGACGCCCCTGGTCGCCTGGCTCGGTCGGACGACGGCGCGAGAGAGCTGGGGAAGGTTCTTCGCCATCCATGTGCCGGCAGGGCTGATGCTGGCGACGATACAGGTGTCGCTGACCCTGTCGCTTTACTGGGCGATCTGCGGGCCGTCGGCATCGATGAAGGACATGACGTTTGCGGCCTTCGTGCGCATGCAGTTCGTCTACAACACCCACCTGAGCTTCATCACCTACGGTGTCTTGCTCGTGCTGCTCCGCGCGATTCACTCGCAGCAGCGTCTGCGCGACGAGCGAATGCGTAATTCGCATCTGGAAACACAGCTGGTGCAGTCCCAGCTGCAGACCCTTCGCGTGCAGCTGCAACCGCATTTTCTCTTCAATACCTTGAACGCCATCTCCGCGCTCGCACTTGCCGACCCGATGCAGGCACGCCTGATGATTTCGCGCCTGAGCGATTTCCTCCGTCTCACCCTGGAAGAGCGCCACTCGCAACAGGTGCCGCTCTCGCGTGAGATCGAGTTCCTCGAGTGCTATCTCGGCATCCAGCAGGTGCGCTTCCAGGATCGTCTGATCACGCATATGGATGTCGCAGGCAATACCGTTCACGCCCTCGTGCCGAACATGATCCTGCAGCCGCTCGTGGAAAACGCGCTGCGCCATGGACTGCTGGACAAACCCGAGCGCGGCACCCTGCATATCCTGACGCGCCGGGATGGCGACGATTTGCACGTGCAGGTCGACGACGACGGGCTTGGCCTGCCACCGGAGGGCCCCACCGACGGCATCGGTCTGGGCAACACGCGAACCCGCCTGGACATGCTCTTCGGCGGCTCGGCCACGTTGGAGCTGTCGCGGCGACCCGACGGCGGTACGCGTGTCGACATGCGCTTTCCGTACCGGGAGCAGGCGGCATGA
- a CDS encoding serine hydrolase domain-containing protein, with translation MVSRSITIVAGTAALVLVAAVVAFHALSVGDLFRTATNSVSRSLCGAAFISHVDPDRLFREEQLPNMRSIGWALRYRVDRERHDVRTTVLGGFGARAVYRRGLGCVLLHGDDATPNPAGFAGTLSDASSDDPDPWGAAVVETTDPAIRAALDLAFSEPNPQSPRHTKGIVVLHDGKLIAERYAPGYGPDTPIWGHSLSKSLTQALVGILVREGKLRVDQKAGLSAHPDVTVDQLLRMDSGLPFDETDGPLNPMTRMFFLESDMAGYAETVPLIHAPGTAWAYSNLGYVLLSRVAMDAAGARDAVAAETFVRDELFAPLGMRHAVIETDVAGTPVGSSHVYASTRDFARFGQLYLDDGVVDGRRILPEGWVAYSHSQTLDTGYGAGFWTNLVEHGTVPVWGAPWGLPELPKDMFFARGAFGQYIVIVPSEHLVVARLGISVNGGTGIGDVVARIIAALHGRRESQ, from the coding sequence ATGGTGTCTCGCAGCATCACGATCGTCGCTGGCACGGCGGCGTTGGTTCTCGTGGCGGCCGTCGTCGCCTTTCATGCGCTCTCGGTCGGGGACCTGTTTAGAACGGCGACCAACTCGGTCAGTCGCTCCCTCTGCGGTGCGGCCTTTATTTCGCACGTCGACCCGGATCGCCTCTTTCGTGAAGAGCAGTTGCCCAACATGCGCTCCATCGGTTGGGCGTTGCGTTACCGGGTCGATCGCGAACGGCACGACGTCCGCACGACGGTCCTCGGCGGGTTCGGTGCGCGTGCGGTTTATCGGCGAGGTTTGGGCTGCGTTCTCCTGCACGGTGATGATGCGACGCCGAATCCGGCCGGCTTCGCCGGCACGCTGAGCGATGCCTCCAGCGATGACCCTGACCCGTGGGGCGCCGCCGTGGTCGAGACGACCGACCCTGCCATTCGTGCGGCGCTGGATCTCGCCTTTTCCGAACCCAATCCCCAGAGTCCGCGGCACACCAAGGGCATCGTCGTGCTTCACGATGGCAAGCTGATCGCGGAGCGCTATGCCCCCGGCTACGGTCCCGACACCCCGATCTGGGGTCATTCCCTGTCGAAATCGCTGACCCAGGCGCTGGTCGGTATTCTCGTGCGTGAAGGCAAGCTTCGTGTGGATCAGAAGGCGGGACTATCGGCTCATCCGGACGTCACCGTCGACCAGTTGCTTCGTATGGACAGCGGCCTGCCTTTCGACGAGACCGACGGTCCGCTCAACCCGATGACGCGTATGTTCTTCCTCGAAAGCGACATGGCCGGGTACGCGGAAACCGTGCCCCTGATCCACGCACCCGGCACCGCGTGGGCGTACAGCAATCTCGGCTACGTATTGCTGTCGCGGGTCGCCATGGATGCCGCCGGTGCCCGCGACGCCGTGGCGGCCGAAACCTTCGTTCGAGACGAACTGTTCGCTCCGCTCGGCATGCGTCACGCGGTGATCGAGACCGATGTAGCGGGGACCCCGGTCGGGTCGAGCCATGTGTATGCATCCACCCGCGATTTTGCCCGCTTCGGCCAGCTCTATCTGGACGACGGCGTCGTCGATGGCCGGCGGATCCTGCCCGAGGGCTGGGTGGCATACAGCCACTCGCAGACGCTCGATACCGGCTATGGCGCTGGCTTCTGGACGAACCTGGTCGAGCACGGCACCGTGCCGGTCTGGGGCGCGCCGTGGGGCCTGCCGGAACTGCCGAAGGACATGTTCTTCGCCCGGGGCGCGTTCGGCCAGTACATCGTGATCGTACCGTCGGAACACCTGGTGGTCGCGCGCCTGGGCATCAGCGTCAACGGGGGCACCGGCATAGGCGACGTGGTCGCTCGGATCATCGCGGCCCTGCACGGGCGGCGCGAGTCGCAGTAA
- a CDS encoding ATP-grasp domain-containing protein, which translates to MSNAPSLAIVYEHPEWFKPLFAALDRRGVTYQAISFQDHGFDIAQKKAPAPLVFSRLAMSSFLRQDEHPIFYAQSLYAHWELNGTRVINGTPALAIDASKARQMSVITSLGLDIPATHVVHRQADIVAATRGLRFPVIVKVNIGGSGAGVSRYDTLEELAQAVADGTTPKGIDSVTLVQEYVPARDQRMVRMETLDGKFLYAISLNTDGGTFDLCPADVCLIDKPTVTVSEYTPDAEAIRAVEAIARAAKLDIGGIEFMIDDRDGARRFYDINGLSNFVADPLNVLGWDPHEKLVDYLTHAIDATTGKAA; encoded by the coding sequence ATGTCGAACGCACCGTCGCTGGCGATCGTTTACGAACACCCCGAATGGTTCAAGCCACTTTTCGCCGCCCTCGATCGCCGCGGCGTGACTTACCAGGCCATCTCGTTCCAGGATCATGGCTTCGATATCGCACAGAAGAAGGCGCCCGCCCCGCTCGTCTTCAGTCGGCTGGCCATGAGTTCCTTCCTGCGCCAGGACGAACATCCCATCTTCTACGCTCAGTCGCTCTACGCGCACTGGGAGTTGAATGGAACGCGTGTGATCAACGGCACCCCTGCCCTCGCGATCGATGCCTCGAAGGCGCGGCAGATGTCGGTGATCACGTCGCTGGGGCTGGACATCCCCGCCACGCATGTCGTTCACCGACAGGCCGACATCGTCGCAGCCACCAGGGGACTGCGTTTTCCGGTCATCGTCAAGGTGAATATCGGCGGATCGGGGGCCGGCGTGTCGCGCTACGACACACTGGAAGAACTGGCACAGGCCGTCGCCGATGGCACCACGCCGAAAGGTATCGACAGCGTCACCCTGGTGCAGGAATACGTGCCGGCGCGCGACCAGCGCATGGTCCGCATGGAGACCCTGGACGGCAAGTTCCTCTACGCCATCTCACTCAATACGGACGGCGGAACCTTCGACCTGTGTCCCGCCGACGTCTGCCTGATCGACAAACCGACGGTCACGGTGAGCGAGTACACCCCGGATGCCGAGGCGATACGCGCCGTCGAGGCGATAGCGCGTGCGGCAAAGCTCGATATCGGCGGCATCGAATTCATGATCGACGACCGCGACGGCGCCCGTCGCTTCTACGACATCAACGGTCTCTCCAACTTCGTGGCCGACCCGCTCAACGTGCTCGGCTGGGATCCGCACGAAAAACTGGTCGACTACCTGACCCACGCCATCGATGCCACCACGGGGAAAGCAGCATGA
- a CDS encoding LLM class flavin-dependent oxidoreductase, translated as MRYGFWAPVFGGWLRNIRDENMEASWEYLSHLCRRAEEIGYDLTLIAELNLNDIKGVTEPALDAWSSAAALAAVTKKLEIMVAVRPNFHQPALFAKQAANIDRISGGRLALNVVSSWWADEANQYGLQFDQHDDRYARTSEWLQVVDGLWSQTPFTFTGERYQLKDAICEPKPLSSPRPTIYAGGESEAAKSLIALRCDAYVMHGDEPEFIAEKIADMRARRERNGLPPMQYGMAAYAIVRDTEEDAQAEVERITALDTEAPGFANFEQWLSGTQLERELKIKEYSVSNRGLRPGLVGTPAQVRARIAEFSAAGLDLLLLQMSPQLEEMERFSRQVIQVTSDS; from the coding sequence ATGAGGTATGGATTCTGGGCGCCGGTCTTCGGCGGATGGCTGCGCAATATCCGCGACGAGAACATGGAGGCCAGCTGGGAATACCTCAGCCATCTGTGTCGGCGCGCCGAAGAAATCGGCTACGACCTCACGCTCATCGCCGAGTTGAACCTCAACGACATCAAGGGCGTCACCGAGCCGGCGCTCGATGCCTGGTCGAGTGCGGCCGCGCTTGCCGCGGTGACGAAGAAGCTGGAAATCATGGTGGCCGTGCGCCCCAACTTTCATCAGCCGGCCCTCTTCGCCAAGCAGGCCGCCAACATCGATCGCATCTCGGGCGGCCGACTGGCCCTGAACGTGGTGTCGTCCTGGTGGGCCGATGAAGCCAACCAGTACGGCCTGCAGTTCGATCAACATGACGACCGTTATGCCCGCACCAGCGAATGGTTGCAGGTGGTCGACGGCCTGTGGTCGCAGACACCCTTCACCTTCACCGGCGAACGCTACCAGCTGAAAGACGCCATCTGCGAACCGAAACCGCTGTCGTCGCCGCGACCGACCATCTACGCCGGTGGCGAATCGGAGGCCGCCAAGTCGCTGATCGCCCTGCGCTGCGATGCCTATGTCATGCACGGCGACGAGCCGGAGTTCATCGCCGAGAAGATCGCGGACATGCGTGCGCGTCGCGAGCGCAATGGTTTGCCCCCCATGCAGTACGGCATGGCCGCTTATGCGATCGTCCGCGACACCGAAGAAGACGCCCAGGCCGAGGTCGAGCGCATCACCGCACTGGACACCGAGGCCCCCGGCTTCGCCAACTTCGAACAGTGGCTGTCCGGAACGCAACTCGAGCGCGAACTGAAGATCAAGGAATACTCGGTATCCAATCGCGGTCTTCGCCCGGGCCTGGTGGGAACGCCCGCGCAGGTGCGTGCACGCATCGCCGAATTCTCCGCTGCGGGACTCGACCTGCTGTTGTTGCAGATGAGCCCGCAACTGGAGGAAATGGAGCGCTTCTCGCGGCAGGTGATCCAGGTCACCAGCGATAGCTGA
- a CDS encoding TonB-dependent receptor codes for MRPFPPSRVALSLFIAAALYAGGAHAQDTQAGSPSHPGDPSGAATKLQTVVVTGTRSVNRSQSSSLSPIDVVSSQDLQSFGDTQLGAVLSRLAPSLNFPRAPGNDGSGIVRPAALRGLSPDETLVLVNGKRWHTGALLNLQGALGRGSAPADLNSIPISAIDHIEILRDGASAQYGSDAIAGVINIVLKGAAGKGTNEASVTAGRYSAGDGKQWQGDASLGVPLGGDKGWARISVVDGHADATDRGGRDYRDPTSPVYGQKTQRIGEPDITTHQALLNVQYALASNIDFYAFADTSSREGTSPALFRTYNSARNVPSIYPDGYLPLNDVRSIDSAVVAGVRGTTEGGWRWDISGNYGRNRVSIDPIHTLNVDLGAASPTRFNAGRLIATQKAFDVDIARDLTLGWLDNPVTLAFGVEYLHQAYEIEPGDPASYFGTGSQGFPGFQPGDAGKNTRHDIAEYLSLENQITDKLSGSLALRHEDYTDFGNTTSGTLSARYDFTDSFALRGTAATGFRAPSLPQQFYSTTSTNVIGGVPTQIRNFAVGNPVAQALGAEPLKAEKSHNYTLGAVYAPGAWTLSLDLYQITIGDRIVPSENLVGDQVQAYLSSQGFANIQGGSYFTNALKTRTRGVDFSSGYRLDLGTAGTLQFTAAYNRNHTSILSVAPNPPSLAASGLELVRVGHIAQGYITDGAPRDKIALGTDYGLGHWNLHGALTRYGQFTVNQDPVSNPGFDQVFPARWLLDLSASYAVSGWTFTAGADNLTNVYPQKYKAGSDGAVGGTWPYPDYSPFGYSGRYLYTRVSYRW; via the coding sequence ATGCGGCCTTTCCCGCCCTCGCGCGTCGCCCTGTCCCTGTTCATTGCTGCCGCGTTATATGCCGGAGGCGCCCACGCCCAGGACACACAGGCCGGTAGCCCCAGCCATCCCGGCGACCCCAGCGGTGCCGCCACCAAGTTGCAGACCGTCGTGGTCACCGGCACCCGCTCGGTCAATCGCAGCCAGAGCAGCTCCCTCTCGCCGATCGATGTCGTTTCCTCGCAGGATCTGCAGTCCTTCGGCGATACGCAGCTCGGCGCCGTCCTGTCGCGTCTCGCGCCGTCACTGAATTTCCCGCGTGCGCCCGGTAACGATGGCTCAGGCATCGTGCGCCCGGCCGCCTTGCGCGGCCTTTCGCCCGACGAGACGCTGGTCCTGGTCAATGGTAAACGCTGGCACACGGGGGCCTTGCTCAACCTGCAGGGTGCGCTCGGGCGGGGTTCCGCACCTGCCGACCTCAACTCGATTCCGATCTCGGCCATCGACCACATCGAGATCCTGCGCGACGGCGCGTCGGCACAGTACGGCTCGGACGCCATCGCGGGCGTGATCAACATCGTGCTGAAGGGCGCCGCAGGCAAGGGAACCAACGAGGCGAGTGTCACGGCGGGCCGATACAGCGCCGGTGACGGCAAGCAGTGGCAGGGCGATGCGAGCCTGGGCGTTCCGCTCGGCGGTGACAAGGGGTGGGCACGCATCAGCGTGGTCGACGGGCACGCGGATGCGACGGACCGGGGAGGGCGCGACTACCGCGATCCCACCTCGCCCGTGTATGGCCAGAAGACGCAGCGCATCGGCGAGCCGGACATCACGACACACCAGGCTTTGTTGAACGTCCAGTACGCGCTCGCGTCGAACATCGATTTCTATGCCTTCGCCGACACCAGTAGCCGCGAAGGTACCTCACCCGCGCTGTTCCGTACGTACAACAGCGCGCGCAACGTGCCTTCGATTTATCCCGATGGTTACCTGCCACTCAACGACGTGCGCTCGATCGACAGCGCCGTCGTGGCCGGTGTGCGTGGCACGACCGAGGGTGGTTGGCGCTGGGATATCAGCGGCAACTACGGCCGCAATCGGGTCAGCATCGACCCGATTCACACGCTCAACGTCGATCTCGGCGCGGCCAGTCCCACCCGGTTCAACGCGGGCCGCCTGATCGCGACGCAGAAGGCGTTCGATGTCGATATCGCTCGCGATCTCACCCTCGGCTGGCTGGATAATCCGGTCACGCTGGCGTTCGGCGTCGAGTATCTTCACCAGGCGTACGAGATCGAGCCGGGCGATCCGGCCTCGTATTTCGGCACGGGTTCACAGGGCTTTCCGGGCTTCCAGCCGGGTGACGCGGGCAAGAACACCCGGCACGACATCGCCGAGTACCTGAGCCTGGAGAACCAGATTACCGACAAGCTGAGCGGTTCGCTGGCCCTGCGCCATGAGGATTACACCGACTTCGGCAACACGACGTCTGGCACCTTGTCCGCGCGCTACGACTTTACCGACAGCTTTGCGCTGCGTGGCACGGCCGCCACGGGCTTCCGCGCGCCGTCCTTGCCGCAGCAGTTCTACTCGACGACGTCGACCAATGTGATCGGTGGCGTGCCCACGCAGATCCGTAACTTCGCGGTCGGCAACCCGGTCGCCCAGGCGTTGGGCGCGGAACCGTTGAAGGCCGAGAAGTCGCACAACTACACGCTGGGCGCGGTGTACGCGCCGGGCGCATGGACCCTTTCGCTGGATCTCTACCAGATCACCATCGGCGACCGGATCGTGCCTTCCGAGAACCTCGTCGGTGACCAGGTTCAGGCGTATCTCTCGAGCCAGGGCTTCGCGAATATCCAAGGCGGCAGCTACTTCACCAATGCCTTGAAGACGCGCACGCGCGGCGTGGACTTCAGCAGCGGCTATCGCCTGGACCTGGGCACGGCCGGTACGCTGCAGTTCACGGCGGCGTACAACCGCAACCATACGTCGATCCTGTCCGTGGCGCCGAATCCGCCGTCACTGGCCGCCAGTGGGCTGGAGCTGGTGCGCGTGGGACACATCGCCCAGGGCTACATCACCGATGGCGCGCCTCGCGACAAGATCGCCCTGGGTACCGATTACGGGCTGGGTCACTGGAACCTCCACGGTGCGCTGACGCGATACGGCCAGTTCACCGTCAACCAGGACCCGGTGAGCAATCCGGGCTTCGATCAGGTGTTCCCGGCACGCTGGCTGCTCGACCTGTCGGCAAGCTATGCGGTCAGCGGCTGGACGTTCACCGCGGGCGCCGACAACCTGACCAATGTCTATCCGCAGAAGTACAAGGCCGGTAGCGACGGTGCCGTCGGCGGGACGTGGCCGTACCCGGACTATTCGCCGTTCGGGTACAGCGGTCGCTACCTGTATACGAGGGTCAGCTATCGCTGGTGA
- a CDS encoding acyltransferase family protein: MKLVFAHQLRALAALSVVVNHYWGIFFSPVVRAIVGVPASFVPVQPEYTRHVLAPGAGGFLYGAFGVGVFFLISGFVIPISLRQLSTGQFLIRRFFRIYPVYWFCLLISLAMYGVSAWYWSTPLSDRVSVSYVASNLLLLHRAAGIPSLDFVCWSLAVEVKFYVVFALIVLIGKDARQVVRLSIGLLTMCCVATYLTTHGASPDSFIAYLVSDMKYMSFMFLGCLFYYVLYDELDARSAFGYGTLIFVLFAAIGAMHEAQVFGPLVKNYTYALVLFALCYRLRDTFRKNRILDFLADISFPLYLVHSMIGYVTMPILIDRGMSYSLASLACVGLAILVACLVHVYVELPANALGRRASRIAPGRVPAGI, translated from the coding sequence ATGAAGCTTGTTTTTGCTCACCAACTCCGTGCCTTGGCGGCGTTGTCGGTCGTGGTGAATCACTACTGGGGAATCTTCTTCTCGCCTGTGGTGCGGGCGATCGTCGGCGTACCGGCGAGCTTCGTGCCGGTGCAGCCGGAATATACGCGGCACGTGCTTGCGCCGGGGGCAGGTGGTTTTCTCTACGGCGCTTTCGGCGTCGGCGTGTTCTTCCTCATCAGCGGCTTCGTCATCCCGATCAGCCTTCGGCAGCTTTCGACAGGGCAGTTCCTGATACGCCGCTTCTTCCGCATCTATCCGGTGTACTGGTTCTGCCTGCTGATCAGCCTGGCCATGTACGGCGTGAGCGCCTGGTATTGGTCGACGCCGTTGTCCGACCGGGTGAGCGTGTCTTACGTGGCGAGCAACCTTCTGCTGCTACACAGAGCAGCCGGCATACCGTCGCTGGATTTCGTCTGCTGGTCGCTGGCGGTGGAAGTGAAGTTCTATGTCGTGTTCGCACTGATCGTACTGATCGGGAAGGACGCACGGCAGGTAGTCCGGCTTTCCATCGGGCTGCTCACCATGTGTTGCGTTGCCACATACCTGACGACGCATGGCGCCTCTCCGGATTCGTTTATCGCGTACCTGGTCTCCGACATGAAGTACATGAGCTTCATGTTCCTGGGCTGCCTTTTCTACTACGTGCTCTACGATGAACTCGACGCACGTTCAGCCTTTGGCTATGGCACGCTCATCTTCGTTCTGTTCGCGGCGATCGGCGCCATGCACGAGGCGCAGGTGTTCGGGCCGCTGGTGAAAAATTACACGTACGCCCTCGTTCTGTTCGCGCTGTGTTATCGGCTCAGGGACACCTTCAGGAAGAACCGGATCCTCGATTTCCTCGCGGACATAAGCTTCCCGCTCTACCTGGTGCATTCGATGATCGGGTACGTGACCATGCCGATACTGATCGACCGTGGTATGTCCTACTCCCTTGCTTCCCTCGCGTGCGTCGGTCTGGCAATTCTTGTCGCCTGTCTTGTGCATGTCTACGTCGAATTACCCGCCAATGCCCTTGGCAGGCGTGCCTCAAGAATCGCCCCTGGGCGGGTCCCGGCAGGTATTTGA